The following is a genomic window from Spirosoma foliorum.
CATGGGGGCGATGCCACCAAGCGCGGCAATGTAAGTCTGGACAAGGCGTATACAGACTACTTTACGATTACGTTCAAGCAATTGGATACGAAGTATGATGTCGCCTGGAAACCAGAGTATTATTTCTTCGCTATTCCACAAACGGCTATCGATAACAACCCCAAACTGATTCAGAATAACACCTGGGGCGGTGCTTTCGACCCATTGAAATAAGTACAGGTTAAGCGGATTGTTTTCACCCTGCTTATTTGTGTAGTTACTACTAACGTGAGCAGGGTTGATTTTTATGCCAGTGGCGGTTTCCCTCGTAGCCACGGCCGGGGTAAATGCTGCATTTATTTTACAGCTCCCTTTCGCAATGATGATTTTCGGGCCATCAGACTCGTTTTCAATACGTTACTGATTGGCGTTGTGTATTTGCCCGGATTTTTGATCAGGTTAATTAATAGTTCGGCGGCAGAACGGCCCATTTCGAACGCAGGCTGCGACACCGAACTGAGGGGTGGATTCAACAGGGCAGAGATCGGCAAATCCGAAAACCCAATCAAGGCGATTTCGTCGGGCATCGATAAGCCTGCTTCCACAATAGCGGCATGACAGCCAATGGCAATGTTGTCGCTGGAGGCAAAAATCCCATCAGGCCGGTCCGGTTTGGCCAATAATGTACGGGCAACCTCCAATGAATTATTGGCATTGTAGGGCGACGCCATTACCCAGTCATCGTTAATGGGTTTTCCATAATCCAGCAAAGCAGCCCGATAGCCATGCAATCGCCGTCGGCTGATTAGCAGGTGTTCCGGTCCTGAAAGATGAGCAATACGCTCACAACCCTGTTTTATCAGATGTTCGGTAGCCATGTAAGCGCCTTCAAAATCATCGACCAGTACCTTGTGCGTATCGATTTCTTCGCAGATTCGGTCAAAAAAGACGATAGGAAATCCGCGCTCATGCAAGCTTTTGAAATGTGAATAATCTTTCGTTTCTGTGGCAATTGATACTAAAAGTCCATCCTTTTTTCGATTGGCAATGTGTTTTACATTCAACACCTCCCGCTCGTAATCTTCATGACTTTGGTAAATCACAACGTGATAGCCCTGCGCAAAGGCAACATCTTCAATACCCGCAATAGCGATAGCAAAGAAGGGATTGGAGATTTCCGGCACAATTACACCAATATCGTGACTCTGGCTGTTAAGTAGGCTCAAGGCCACCGGATTAGGGTTATAGTCCAGCTGATGAGCCAGTTCTAACACCTTTCTTTTCGTCTCAATACCAATCTCCGAACTGTCCCGCAACGCCCTCGACACCGTTGATGTCGAGATATTTAACGCCAGTGCAATATCTTTTATAGTTGTGGTTTTCATTCGCCTAATAATTATCCCTACCCAAGCGATTACAGCTTAATGGCTACATTTTCAAAGCGCCAGCCTGGCTACCCATACTACTATTTCGGCCTGGAAAAATCAGTAGCTGTCGTTAGGGTTTATAAATAATTTATATTCAACCCTTTGAGTTAATCGCTACGAATATATTGATGCAGCCACTAATCACCAACGACGCAATTATTTTAGGCATTTTTCTAGTTGTACTGACCCTGATTTTCAAAACATCGCAGTCGGCCCACCCCTTCTGGGTTCGGGCCTACACCTATGTTCCGGCCTTGCTGCTGTGTTACATTTTTCCGGCTACGATGAATAGCTTAGGCATTATTTCGGGCGAGCAATCAAGTCTTTATAAATTGTCAACAAACTACCTGTTGCCTGCCGCTTTAGTATTACTCACCTCCACTGCCGACTTGCGTTCGATTATGCGACTGGGCAAAAAAGCGCTGATCACGTTCTTATCTGGAACGATAGGAATTATCGTAGGAGCCCCAATCGCTTTCGTTATAGTCATGTGGCTGATACCCGGATTTCGGGAGCAAGCCATTGCCAACGAATACTGGAAGGGCCTGGTAACCATTTCGGGGAGCTGGATTGGCGGCAGCAGCAGTCAGTTGGCCTTGAAGGAGATTTATGGATGCAGCGAAGCGTTGTTTGCCATTATTCTGGTCGTCGACGCGGTTGTATCAACGAGTTGGACGGCCTGCCTAATTTGGGGAGCTGCTTATCGGGATAAAATTGATGAGTGGCTCCACGCCGATAACAGCTCCATTGAGGAAGTAAAACAGCGAATTCTGGCTTATAAAGAAGAAGCCGATCGGCCAGCCAATTTACTGGATTTAAGCACGATTCTGGCACTAGGTTTCGGGGGTGGAGCCTTGGCACACGCTCTGGCCTACGGAATATCAACCACTTTGCAACCATACAAGGCGTCATTAACCGCCTACGGTTTAGACCCATTCACGTCTAATTTTCTTTGGGTCGTTATTCTGTCAACGTCGCTTGGCATCATTCTCTCATTCACCCCATTGCGCAAACTCGAAAAACTCGGCACCACCGATCTGGCTACGTTATTTGTCTACTTCCTGATTATGACCATCGGCATGCGGCTCGACCTCTCCAACCTGGGCGGGAATATGGGCTTGTTCTTAGTGGCAGTTATCTGGATGCTTATTCACGTTCTGTTTATGTTAGTGACGGCTCGCATGATCAAAGCGCCCTATTTCTTTGTGGCAGTTGGGAGTCAGGCAAACATTGGTGGCGTATCGACAGCGCCAGCTGTAGCCTCGGTTTTCCATCCGGCCCTGGCTCCCGTAGGTGTATTGCTGGCAGTGCTGAGCCACGTATTAGGCGTATATGGTGGGTTGATTACGGGCTGGCTGATGCGTTTGATGATGTAGCATATGTATTTAGTTCAGTAGCTTGTTTGTCCGTAGATTTCTAGTACTCGTCCAATGTAGTCTCTCGGAACAGCTTTAGCCCGCACTAGTGTACCGTGTCCGACGCTCACGCAGTAGATTCTTCTTGATGCCAAATCCCGGCTATGATTCTAGCCGGGATTTTTTATGGTTACCTACCGATTAGTTACTATTCTATAAAAATTACGCTTAATATGTTTACTAAATTTTATTAATATTAACTTGCGATCTGAAAATGGCTTTTCCATTGCGGAGAGGCACTTTTTGTCATCGTAACTCATGCTTTATGAAACTTAAAATACTAGCCTTGCTGGCTTTCGGCGGCTTCGTGCTTTTAGGTAACTACCTCATCCAAACATTTCGTTTTAAAAGCGATTGTCCCAAATGTGGCAATCCACATCCTGATCGTGCTCGGCGTCCCCAAATACTCCGACGACTTCCTTATCGAGCCTATCACTGTACTGCCTGCGGAAAGCGCTTTTACCACATCGGTGCCGATAACAATCTAACGCTCGTTTCATGAAACTCTTCATTCGAATCTTGAGCGGGCTTTTTCTGCTTGTCGCTCTCATATTAATCATTTTTTGCGTCTATTCGCTCTATACGCATAAGAGTCCTCTTTTTAGTGGTGGCAGTTTTGTCGCTTCGCTCTGCTGCACAACACTGGGCCTGTTAACGTCAACTAAATCTGCTTAAAGCCATTGAGGGAAAATAGTTGCGTAGCCTCTAAACCAGATTGCTTGGAGGATACGTGATTATTAGCTGAAACCTTATTCGCTGTTTAGGGAAGGTAGCTGCAGAAGGCATGGGCTTATTCTTAACCTTTCCCAAAGCTGATTCTATAAGAGGTACGCTCAACATCAGCACCGTCCTTAGCCAACTCTTCGGCTATCAACCGAGTGTATTGTTCGGCTAGACCTTGGGTCAGTTTAC
Proteins encoded in this region:
- a CDS encoding RagB/SusD family nutrient uptake outer membrane protein, with translation MDTKYDVAWKPEYYFFAIPQTAIDNNPKLIQNNTWGGAFDPLK
- a CDS encoding LacI family DNA-binding transcriptional regulator codes for the protein MKTTTIKDIALALNISTSTVSRALRDSSEIGIETKRKVLELAHQLDYNPNPVALSLLNSQSHDIGVIVPEISNPFFAIAIAGIEDVAFAQGYHVVIYQSHEDYEREVLNVKHIANRKKDGLLVSIATETKDYSHFKSLHERGFPIVFFDRICEEIDTHKVLVDDFEGAYMATEHLIKQGCERIAHLSGPEHLLISRRRLHGYRAALLDYGKPINDDWVMASPYNANNSLEVARTLLAKPDRPDGIFASSDNIAIGCHAAIVEAGLSMPDEIALIGFSDLPISALLNPPLSSVSQPAFEMGRSAAELLINLIKNPGKYTTPISNVLKTSLMARKSSLRKGAVK
- a CDS encoding DUF819 family protein, whose translation is MQPLITNDAIILGIFLVVLTLIFKTSQSAHPFWVRAYTYVPALLLCYIFPATMNSLGIISGEQSSLYKLSTNYLLPAALVLLTSTADLRSIMRLGKKALITFLSGTIGIIVGAPIAFVIVMWLIPGFREQAIANEYWKGLVTISGSWIGGSSSQLALKEIYGCSEALFAIILVVDAVVSTSWTACLIWGAAYRDKIDEWLHADNSSIEEVKQRILAYKEEADRPANLLDLSTILALGFGGGALAHALAYGISTTLQPYKASLTAYGLDPFTSNFLWVVILSTSLGIILSFTPLRKLEKLGTTDLATLFVYFLIMTIGMRLDLSNLGGNMGLFLVAVIWMLIHVLFMLVTARMIKAPYFFVAVGSQANIGGVSTAPAVASVFHPALAPVGVLLAVLSHVLGVYGGLITGWLMRLMM